In Mixophyes fleayi isolate aMixFle1 chromosome 11, aMixFle1.hap1, whole genome shotgun sequence, one DNA window encodes the following:
- the RABAC1 gene encoding prenylated Rab acceptor protein 1 gives MAGKSGEVLNGAPDEGPTGIMNKIFPKMITPSTAKDWFDRRRAHIRPWNNFVDQRRFTRPQNFGDLCKRMTRNVEHFQSNYIFIFLGLILYCIITSPMLLIALAVFFGGCYIIYLKTLQSKMVMFGRELTMANQYGLAGAVSFPFFWLAGAGSAVFWVLGATLVVIGSHASFHEIEGDVEELQMESV, from the exons ATGGCAGGGAAGAGTGGGGAGGTGCTAAATGGAGCGCCGGACGAGGGACCCACTGGCATTATGAACAA GATATTTCCCAAGATGATCACTCCTAGTACAGCAAAGGACTGGTTTGACCGGCGCCGGGCTCACATCCGCCCATGGAATAACTTTGTCGATCAGAGACGCTTCACCCGTCCACAGAACTTCGGGGATCTGTGTAAGCGCATGACACGGAACGTGGAGCATTTTCAGAGCAACTACATCTTCATTTTCCTGGGGCTCATCCTGTACTGCAT TATCACAAGCCCCATGCTGCTTATTGCTCTGGCTGTGTTCTTCGGTGGCTGTTACATCATTTACCTGAAGACCTTGCAGTCTAAGATGGTGATGTTCG GTCGGGAGCTGACTATGGCCAATCAGTACGGCCTGGCTGGAGCGGTGTCCTTTCCATTCTTCTGGCTTGCAGGAGCCGGATCTGCTGTGTTCTGGGTTCTAG GTGCCACACTTGTCGTAATCGGCTCCCATGCCTCTTTCCATGAGATAGAGGGGGATGTTGAGGAACTGCAGATGGAATCGGTGTAA